A window of the Bacillus sp. A301a_S52 genome harbors these coding sequences:
- a CDS encoding SUF system NifU family Fe-S cluster assembly protein, translated as MSLGNQLDTLYRQVIMDHYKNPRNRGELEGDSLKVNMNNPTCGDRIQLQMQVNEGKIEDAKFVGEGCSISLSSASMMTQAVKGLPVDEALQMSAIFSKMMLGEEYDEGHFDLGDIEALQGVAKFPARIKCATLAWKAMEKGLEEEEQDETE; from the coding sequence ATGTCTTTAGGTAATCAACTAGACACACTGTATCGTCAAGTGATTATGGATCATTACAAAAACCCTCGAAATCGTGGAGAGCTTGAGGGTGACTCCTTGAAAGTGAATATGAACAATCCCACCTGTGGTGATCGTATTCAACTACAGATGCAAGTGAACGAAGGGAAAATAGAAGATGCGAAGTTTGTTGGTGAAGGCTGCTCAATCAGTCTTTCCTCAGCGTCTATGATGACCCAAGCTGTAAAAGGTCTTCCTGTTGACGAGGCACTCCAAATGTCCGCTATCTTTTCAAAAATGATGCTTGGAGAAGAGTACGATGAAGGTCATTTTGATTTAGGAGATATTGAAGCCTTACAAGGAGTGGCGAAATTTCCTGCACGAATTAAATGTGCCACGTTAGCGTGGAAAGCGATGGAAAAAGGTTTAGAGGAAGAGGAACAAGACGAGACGGAATAA
- a CDS encoding cysteine desulfurase, translating into MDIQAIREQFPILQQEVNGHPLVYLDSAATSQKPKQVIEAVNHYYNAYNSNVHRGVHTLGSLATDGYEGARETVRKFINAKSVEQVIFLRGTTTAINTVAASYGRANVGPDDEIVITPMEHHSNIIPWQQLAKATGATLKYIPLEEDGTLSLDKVEETITDKTKIVSVVHVSNVLGTINPIKEIADIAHKSGAVIMVDGAQAVPHMNVDVQDLDVDFYAFSGHKMCGPTGIGVLYGKKHLLKNMEPVEFGGEMIDFVDLYESTWKELPWKFEGGTPIIAGAIGLAEAIKFLDTIGLDNIKKHEQELASYAISELDKIDGITVYGPKKRAGVVTFNCDDVHPHDVATVLDAEGVAVRAGHHCAQPLMRWLDVTATARASFYLYNTKQDVDAFVKALIKTKEYFGDVFR; encoded by the coding sequence ATGGATATTCAAGCCATTCGTGAACAATTCCCGATTCTTCAGCAAGAAGTTAATGGTCATCCGCTTGTTTATTTGGACAGCGCCGCCACGTCTCAAAAACCGAAACAGGTTATTGAGGCGGTGAATCATTATTATAATGCGTATAATTCAAACGTGCACCGAGGGGTTCATACTCTCGGCTCACTGGCTACCGATGGCTACGAAGGGGCTCGTGAGACGGTACGTAAGTTTATTAATGCGAAGAGCGTTGAGCAAGTGATATTTCTAAGAGGAACGACAACAGCCATTAACACTGTGGCTGCAAGTTACGGGCGAGCAAACGTTGGTCCTGATGATGAGATTGTCATTACACCGATGGAGCACCATAGTAATATCATTCCTTGGCAGCAACTAGCTAAAGCAACAGGAGCTACGTTAAAATATATCCCATTAGAAGAAGATGGAACGCTTTCACTTGATAAAGTGGAAGAAACCATCACAGATAAAACAAAGATTGTATCTGTTGTCCATGTCTCAAACGTACTGGGAACAATTAATCCGATTAAAGAGATAGCTGATATTGCTCATAAATCAGGTGCTGTTATTATGGTGGATGGTGCACAAGCTGTTCCGCATATGAATGTGGATGTCCAAGATTTAGATGTGGACTTTTACGCTTTTTCAGGGCATAAGATGTGTGGACCGACTGGTATCGGTGTTCTCTACGGTAAAAAACATCTTTTGAAAAATATGGAACCAGTAGAATTCGGTGGTGAAATGATTGATTTTGTTGATCTATATGAATCTACTTGGAAAGAACTTCCTTGGAAGTTTGAAGGTGGAACCCCAATTATTGCAGGGGCCATCGGTCTTGCTGAGGCGATCAAATTTCTAGACACAATCGGTTTGGATAATATTAAAAAGCATGAACAAGAGTTGGCATCGTATGCTATAAGTGAGCTGGATAAAATAGATGGCATCACTGTCTATGGTCCTAAAAAACGGGCAGGTGTTGTCACGTTTAACTGTGATGATGTCCATCCCCATGACGTTGCAACCGTCTTAGATGCTGAAGGGGTTGCTGTAAGAGCCGGTCACCATTGCGCTCAGCCGCTTATGAGATGGTTAGATGTTACAGCAACTGCAAGAGCCAGCTTTTATCTTTATAATACTAAACAAGATGTGGATGCTTTTGTTAAAGCATTAATAAAAACAAAGGAGTATTTTGGAGATGTCTTTAGGTAA
- the sufD gene encoding Fe-S cluster assembly protein SufD, which yields MTTEITFPVNQQDITSFSKDRNEPQWFSDLRLTSLDKALNLELPKPDKTKITKWNFTSFDFDAKVEESNSFSLLSEGVRSLIGNEKDIQNLLAQKNGVTTYKALHDDLNSKGVIFTDLKTALNEHEELVKKYFMKDAISLDENRLTAFHAALVNGGIFVYVPKNVEVELPLQAVYSHEGNFGLFNHVLIVADENSSVTYVENYLSEGSSTEAVANIVSEVYVENGAVVRYGAVDNLTETVTTYVNRRGQVTGRDAQLYWALGQMNDGNTVSENTTYLVGEGSYGDTKTVSIGRGKQTQNFTTNIIHFGKNSDGQILKHGVMKDAATSIFNGVSKIEHGATKANGEQTERVLMLSEKARGDANPILLIDEDDVTAGHAASVGKIDPLQMFYLMSRGLSRKEAERLIIHGFLEPVVGDLPIESVKEQLYDVIERKVY from the coding sequence ATGACGACGGAAATAACGTTTCCAGTAAATCAACAAGATATCACAAGCTTCTCTAAGGACCGCAATGAACCTCAATGGTTCTCTGACCTTCGTCTAACGTCTTTAGATAAAGCTTTAAACCTTGAATTGCCAAAACCAGATAAAACAAAAATTACGAAATGGAATTTCACATCATTTGATTTTGATGCAAAAGTTGAAGAAAGTAATAGCTTCTCCCTATTATCAGAAGGTGTCCGCTCTTTAATTGGGAATGAAAAAGACATTCAGAACCTACTTGCACAAAAAAATGGTGTAACAACCTATAAAGCCCTTCACGATGATTTAAATAGTAAAGGTGTTATTTTTACAGATTTAAAAACGGCCTTGAACGAACATGAAGAGCTTGTAAAGAAATATTTTATGAAGGACGCTATTTCTTTAGATGAAAACCGCTTAACAGCCTTTCATGCGGCATTGGTCAACGGTGGTATTTTTGTTTACGTCCCTAAAAATGTGGAAGTTGAATTGCCTCTCCAAGCAGTGTACTCACACGAAGGGAATTTCGGATTATTTAATCATGTCCTCATTGTGGCAGATGAAAACAGTAGTGTGACATATGTTGAGAACTATTTATCCGAAGGTTCTTCAACTGAAGCAGTTGCTAACATCGTGTCTGAAGTGTACGTTGAGAACGGAGCGGTCGTTCGTTATGGGGCAGTAGATAATTTAACTGAAACAGTGACAACTTATGTCAATCGTCGTGGCCAAGTTACTGGTAGAGATGCACAGTTATACTGGGCGCTCGGGCAAATGAATGATGGGAACACTGTATCTGAGAACACTACGTACCTCGTTGGTGAGGGGTCTTATGGTGATACGAAGACGGTGTCCATTGGACGTGGGAAGCAAACTCAAAACTTCACCACAAATATTATCCATTTCGGAAAAAATTCTGATGGACAAATTTTAAAGCACGGCGTTATGAAAGATGCCGCTACGTCAATATTTAATGGCGTTTCCAAAATTGAACATGGTGCGACAAAAGCGAATGGTGAACAGACAGAGCGTGTTCTAATGCTTAGTGAAAAAGCAAGAGGTGACGCCAACCCAATTCTTCTTATTGATGAAGATGATGTAACAGCAGGGCATGCGGCTTCCGTAGGAAAGATAGATCCTTTACAAATGTTCTACCTCATGAGCCGTGGACTTTCTCGAAAAGAGGCCGAACGTCTTATTATTCATGGTTTCTTAGAGCCTGTCGTCGGTGACTTACCGATTGAATCAGTTAAAGAACAGCTATATGATGTGATCGAAAGGAAAGTTTATTAA
- the sufC gene encoding Fe-S cluster assembly ATPase SufC translates to MTKPNLTVEDLHVSIEDKEILKGFGIEVNGGEIHAIMGPNGTGKSTLASALMGHPKYEVTEGKATLMGEDLFEMEVDERARAGLFLAMQYPSEVSGVTNADFIRSAMNSGREEGDEVSLMKFIRQMDEKMGTLEIDESFQHRYLNEGFSGGEKKRNEILQLLMLQPKIAILDEIDSGLDIDALKVVAKGINELRSEEFGCLIITHYQRLLNYIKPDFVHVMMQGRIVKSGGPELAHKLEEQGYDWIKEELGIEDETVGQE, encoded by the coding sequence ATGACGAAACCAAATTTAACAGTAGAAGATCTTCATGTATCAATTGAAGATAAAGAAATTTTAAAAGGCTTTGGTATTGAGGTGAACGGTGGCGAAATTCACGCTATTATGGGACCGAATGGAACAGGTAAATCAACACTCGCTTCCGCACTTATGGGCCATCCTAAATACGAAGTAACTGAAGGAAAAGCAACCCTAATGGGGGAAGACCTATTTGAAATGGAAGTAGATGAGCGTGCACGAGCAGGCTTGTTCCTTGCGATGCAATATCCTAGTGAAGTGTCTGGTGTCACGAATGCTGATTTTATTCGTTCTGCCATGAACTCTGGACGTGAAGAAGGCGATGAAGTCTCTTTAATGAAGTTTATTCGCCAAATGGATGAGAAGATGGGGACATTAGAAATTGACGAATCATTTCAACATCGTTATCTAAACGAAGGGTTTTCTGGTGGGGAGAAAAAACGTAATGAAATCTTGCAATTACTTATGCTTCAACCGAAAATTGCGATCCTTGACGAAATTGATTCAGGGTTGGATATTGATGCCCTTAAAGTTGTTGCTAAAGGAATTAATGAACTACGCAGTGAAGAGTTCGGCTGTTTAATCATTACCCACTATCAGCGCCTATTAAACTATATTAAACCGGACTTCGTACACGTTATGATGCAAGGACGCATCGTGAAATCTGGTGGTCCTGAGCTTGCACACAAGCTTGAAGAACAAGGCTATGACTGGATTAAAGAAGAGCTTGGAATTGAAGATGAAACAGTAGGTCAAGAATAA
- a CDS encoding carboxymuconolactone decarboxylase family protein translates to MEMENEYNSSIEAALHHYKEGMGYFSEQMPDIAHKYHTFTEACFAEGVLSQKEKQLIALGISINAQDEYCIIYHVKGCLDQGASREEILETVAVTGAFGGGAALSQGVTLVEEAIQELSGDMFS, encoded by the coding sequence ATGGAAATGGAAAATGAGTACAATTCTTCAATTGAAGCAGCTTTACATCATTATAAAGAAGGAATGGGCTATTTTTCAGAGCAAATGCCAGATATTGCCCATAAATATCATACATTTACTGAGGCTTGTTTTGCTGAAGGGGTATTATCTCAAAAAGAGAAACAGCTGATAGCATTGGGAATCAGTATCAATGCTCAAGATGAGTATTGTATTATTTATCATGTGAAAGGTTGCCTAGACCAAGGGGCCAGTCGAGAGGAAATATTAGAAACGGTAGCTGTAACAGGTGCATTTGGTGGAGGGGCAGCTTTGAGCCAAGGAGTCACTTTAGTTGAAGAAGCCATTCAAGAGTTGTCAGGTGACATGTTCTCATAG
- a CDS encoding alpha/beta hydrolase, with the protein MRYLTFGEKKKPVVVLIHGYGISWRMWLPQIESFRHSYFVVVPVLDGHDEENESDFISVERSAKAIINYIENMFHSNIFAICGTSLGATITVEILAQNKINVEKAIIDGGPLVPMNKVMLSLATKIRLRQNKRMRNGNRQMVKRMRKMFYPKLMAEEVFNTCARMSDTTCKNVQSSAFTYRLSSAIKNTKTKITYWYGSKETFFLKKSAEAISKILPSTQVKVFQGFDHGELCIGHPELYIQKSLSFFKGEAGF; encoded by the coding sequence ATGCGTTACCTCACATTTGGAGAAAAGAAAAAACCCGTTGTGGTGTTAATCCATGGTTACGGTATTTCGTGGAGAATGTGGTTGCCACAAATCGAAAGCTTTCGTCATTCTTATTTTGTAGTGGTGCCAGTATTGGACGGTCACGATGAGGAAAATGAATCTGATTTCATTTCTGTTGAACGATCAGCTAAAGCTATCATTAATTACATCGAGAACATGTTTCATTCCAATATATTCGCTATTTGTGGCACATCGCTTGGAGCGACCATCACTGTTGAAATTCTTGCACAAAACAAGATCAATGTTGAAAAAGCGATCATCGATGGGGGACCTCTTGTGCCAATGAATAAAGTCATGCTCAGCTTGGCAACTAAGATCAGATTAAGGCAAAACAAGCGAATGAGAAACGGTAATCGTCAAATGGTCAAGAGAATGCGTAAAATGTTTTACCCTAAATTAATGGCTGAGGAAGTCTTCAACACATGCGCCCGGATGTCGGACACTACTTGTAAAAATGTTCAGTCATCCGCTTTTACCTATAGATTGTCATCGGCCATCAAAAATACAAAAACAAAAATCACCTACTGGTACGGTTCCAAGGAAACATTCTTCTTAAAAAAATCCGCTGAAGCTATTTCAAAAATCCTCCCTTCTACACAGGTAAAGGTTTTTCAAGGCTTCGATCATGGTGAACTATGTATTGGTCATCCTGAGCTTTATATCCAAAAATCACTTTCTTTTTTTAAAGGAGAGGCGGGATTTTAA
- a CDS encoding alpha/beta hydrolase — MRFEKFGDKSNPVIFLIHGGFVSWKMWLPHIKVFSKTYYVIVPVLDGHDEESDASFHSIEEAADKLIGYIENYHEARIFALCGVSLGGAIAAHILVQKRIIVEKAIIDGAPVAKTNKILYFTTTLLMRRLFKKMRAGENIYRKKFSFYPEGIADHAFHICRRMSDETMKNVQRSCHNHSIPQALDINTKIAYWYGSKEAFICKRMAKQMVKAVKNTRIDVFQGYGHGELCIGNPDLHIEKTREFFKTSS; from the coding sequence ATGCGTTTTGAAAAATTTGGGGATAAAAGCAACCCAGTTATTTTTTTAATTCATGGAGGGTTTGTTTCATGGAAGATGTGGTTACCACATATAAAGGTGTTTAGTAAAACGTACTACGTTATCGTACCTGTATTGGACGGTCATGATGAAGAAAGTGATGCAAGTTTTCATTCTATTGAGGAGGCAGCAGATAAGCTGATAGGATACATTGAAAACTATCATGAGGCGAGAATTTTCGCCTTATGTGGTGTATCACTCGGGGGAGCGATTGCCGCTCATATTCTTGTACAAAAACGTATTATCGTTGAAAAGGCAATTATCGACGGTGCTCCTGTGGCTAAGACGAATAAAATTCTTTACTTTACAACGACACTTTTAATGAGGCGGCTATTCAAAAAAATGCGAGCGGGAGAAAATATATATCGAAAAAAATTTAGCTTTTACCCGGAAGGAATAGCTGATCATGCTTTTCACATTTGTCGTCGAATGTCAGACGAGACCATGAAAAATGTTCAACGATCCTGCCATAATCATTCTATACCACAAGCACTTGATATAAACACAAAAATAGCTTATTGGTATGGCTCAAAAGAAGCCTTTATATGTAAACGGATGGCCAAACAGATGGTGAAAGCAGTAAAGAATACGAGAATAGACGTGTTTCAAGGATATGGGCACGGTGAATTATGTATCGGAAACCCTGATCTTCATATTGAAAAAACACGCGAGTTTTTTAAAACATCCTCTTAA
- a CDS encoding TetR/AcrR family transcriptional regulator, whose amino-acid sequence MCQAFYKLDVEKQQRIIQSGLHVFSKRDYKQASTDDIAALAHISKGSLFQYFKNKKSLYLFLYKYALKHIEEKVDSLFNYEEEDYFVILKTSLQLQMELQKKYPNLYQFFVKVNEEQHPELLTAIANINKEKEVCVYRKLYSCIDHKKFKEGTDIKKVDKMINWCFEGIWREMGNGQQSLEEIYQEIVDVIDFFKISVYKKEYLLQMEASDKAKFEEKVSR is encoded by the coding sequence ATGTGTCAAGCATTTTACAAGTTGGATGTGGAAAAACAACAGCGTATCATTCAGTCAGGATTACATGTGTTTTCTAAAAGAGATTATAAACAGGCCTCGACCGATGATATTGCAGCGTTAGCACACATTTCGAAAGGTTCTTTGTTCCAGTATTTCAAAAACAAGAAGTCGCTTTATTTGTTTTTGTATAAGTATGCGTTGAAACATATAGAGGAAAAAGTGGATTCCCTTTTTAATTATGAAGAGGAGGATTACTTTGTCATATTAAAGACAAGCCTTCAACTGCAAATGGAATTACAAAAGAAGTACCCAAATTTATACCAGTTCTTCGTTAAGGTAAATGAAGAACAGCATCCGGAGTTACTAACCGCAATCGCTAATATTAACAAAGAAAAAGAAGTTTGTGTCTATCGAAAACTATATAGCTGCATCGATCACAAGAAATTTAAAGAAGGCACTGATATTAAAAAAGTGGATAAAATGATTAACTGGTGCTTCGAAGGAATTTGGAGAGAAATGGGGAACGGTCAACAATCTCTTGAGGAAATCTATCAAGAAATTGTTGACGTCATCGATTTCTTCAAGATCAGTGTCTATAAAAAAGAATATTTGCTTCAAATGGAAGCGAGTGATAAGGCTAAATTTGAAGAGAAGGTGTCGAGATGA
- a CDS encoding MetQ/NlpA family ABC transporter substrate-binding protein: MKKLLKTLTAVTLTVGVLAACGQEDNNTEETGNNTNNEEANNAEVEEGPIVVGASNIPHAEILEFAEDLLEEEGVELEIVTFNDYILPNQALDEGELDANYFQHVPYLESQIEEHGYDFVNVGGIHIEPIGLYSQDYDSVEALPEGAEIIMSDSVADHGRILSMLENEGLITLAEGAGINATIDDIEENPNNFEFLANVEAALLPTAYENGEGDAILINSNYALDAGLNPLEDAILTETADEDNPYANVIAVNSGDEGDERILKLVEVLRSEEVSDFILETYDNAVVPVAE; encoded by the coding sequence ATGAAAAAATTGCTTAAAACATTAACAGCGGTAACGTTAACAGTTGGTGTCCTAGCTGCTTGCGGACAAGAAGACAACAACACAGAAGAAACGGGAAATAACACAAATAATGAAGAGGCCAATAATGCAGAAGTTGAAGAGGGGCCTATCGTAGTGGGAGCTTCTAACATTCCTCATGCTGAAATTCTAGAATTCGCTGAAGACCTTCTTGAAGAGGAAGGCGTTGAGCTGGAAATTGTCACATTTAATGACTATATTTTACCTAATCAAGCTTTAGACGAAGGTGAATTAGATGCTAACTACTTCCAACACGTTCCGTATCTTGAGAGTCAAATTGAAGAGCACGGCTATGATTTCGTTAATGTAGGCGGTATCCATATTGAACCGATTGGTTTGTATTCTCAAGATTATGATAGTGTAGAGGCATTACCTGAAGGCGCAGAAATTATTATGAGTGACAGTGTAGCAGATCACGGGCGTATTTTATCCATGCTTGAGAATGAGGGGCTTATTACTCTAGCAGAAGGCGCTGGTATTAATGCGACGATCGATGACATTGAAGAGAATCCAAATAACTTTGAATTCCTTGCAAATGTAGAAGCAGCGCTGCTACCAACCGCTTACGAAAATGGCGAAGGTGACGCTATTCTTATTAACTCAAACTATGCACTAGATGCGGGTCTTAACCCTCTTGAAGATGCTATTCTTACTGAAACAGCTGATGAAGATAACCCGTACGCTAACGTGATTGCTGTTAACAGTGGTGATGAAGGCGATGAGCGTATTTTAAAATTAGTAGAAGTGCTACGTTCTGAGGAAGTAAGTGATTTTATCCTTGAAACGTATGACAATGCCGTCGTTCCTGTAGCTGAATAA